From Novosphingobium sp. 9, the proteins below share one genomic window:
- a CDS encoding response regulator translates to MGQTSGEPDDRIGSPVLTFSDLRVVAPALLLGVVLVWLISRDMLLSGVFLAAVLVLGGAAFALARRRPAEVASEFAEPDWSVTVAAVERPDEGVAITDRAGRLTCANATFGAWFGTYAAPPRLPVDGASAERLAEAARAAWRDGSGLADVESHDAASGLVRRWRMEATRCGRGEDFLVWRATRQGIDDPVGALVRALDGKLGRALARAGIAAALVDPDGSLRAASAGFAQCAVGDGAADLTGTDFVGYLRQDEGDRVYWAQVPEGNAPTRPGALTIYHVPVADPDLPVEPDPDTTPSLMLVVEAGSGIGAGEGSTTAAPHLEAMLGQLPLGLAMADRDGRVLFANPAFMRAAGREGLEPPTYPTDLVVRDDKRALSEAIRRFAQGPAAAGDLAVRLLAQPEDPVSLSLAGVRGLGEAAVLLGLTDSTEEARLKRQVAQATKMQAVGQLAGGVAHDFNNVLTAILGTCDLMLMRHTPGDSDYDDIQQIRANSNRAASLTRQLLAFSRQQTLRPEVLQVPDVVADVSQMLRRLIGEKIQLVVTHDRDLGPVRADPTQLEQVIVNLAVNARDAMLSSGRKGEAGGTLTLATKRISTTDVRAMRSEIIPAGDYTALIVSDTGTGIAPEHLAKIFEPFFTTKEQGKGTGLGLSTVYGIVKQSGGFIFADSVVGKGTSFSVYLPVHHAAPGEAVTAVPTRAEPAPVQWAGGGSILLVEDEDPVRIVAERALTRQGYTVKSARDGEEGLEIVRAGERFDIVVTDVVMPTMDGPAMAREIRKIAPRLPVLFMSGYAEEQLRREISIADAWFMPKPFSVQQLSEKVGEVLSTTAKRR, encoded by the coding sequence TTGGGCCAGACTTCCGGCGAGCCCGACGACCGCATCGGATCGCCCGTGCTCACCTTCTCCGACTTGCGGGTGGTCGCCCCGGCGCTGCTGCTGGGCGTGGTGCTCGTCTGGCTGATCAGCCGCGACATGCTGCTTTCGGGTGTGTTCCTTGCCGCCGTGCTGGTTCTGGGCGGCGCAGCCTTCGCGCTCGCCCGCAGGCGTCCTGCCGAAGTGGCCAGCGAATTTGCCGAGCCCGACTGGTCGGTGACGGTCGCTGCGGTCGAGCGGCCTGACGAAGGCGTCGCCATCACTGACCGCGCCGGGCGGCTGACTTGCGCCAACGCCACGTTCGGGGCGTGGTTCGGCACATACGCCGCGCCGCCACGCCTGCCGGTGGACGGCGCCTCTGCCGAGCGTCTTGCCGAAGCGGCGCGCGCCGCCTGGCGCGATGGCAGCGGGCTGGCCGATGTTGAAAGCCACGATGCCGCCTCGGGCCTCGTCCGGCGCTGGCGCATGGAAGCCACGCGCTGTGGCCGGGGTGAGGATTTCCTCGTCTGGCGCGCGACCCGGCAGGGGATCGACGATCCGGTCGGCGCGCTTGTCCGCGCGCTCGACGGCAAGCTGGGCCGCGCGCTTGCCCGCGCCGGGATCGCCGCAGCGCTGGTCGATCCCGACGGCTCGCTGCGCGCCGCCAGCGCCGGTTTCGCGCAGTGCGCGGTGGGCGATGGCGCGGCAGACCTCACCGGCACCGATTTCGTCGGCTATCTCCGGCAGGACGAGGGCGATCGCGTCTACTGGGCGCAAGTGCCCGAAGGCAACGCGCCGACCCGCCCCGGCGCGCTGACGATCTATCACGTTCCCGTCGCCGATCCCGATCTGCCGGTCGAGCCCGACCCGGACACCACGCCCTCGCTGATGCTGGTCGTCGAGGCGGGCAGCGGCATCGGCGCGGGCGAGGGCAGCACTACCGCCGCGCCGCATCTCGAAGCGATGCTCGGCCAGCTTCCGCTCGGTCTCGCCATGGCCGACCGCGACGGGCGCGTGCTGTTCGCCAACCCCGCCTTCATGCGCGCGGCGGGGCGCGAGGGGCTGGAGCCGCCGACCTATCCCACCGATCTGGTGGTGCGCGACGACAAGCGCGCGCTGTCCGAGGCGATCCGCCGCTTCGCGCAAGGCCCTGCCGCTGCCGGAGACCTGGCCGTGCGCCTGCTCGCCCAGCCCGAGGACCCGGTTTCGCTCAGCCTTGCCGGGGTGCGCGGGCTTGGCGAGGCGGCGGTGCTGCTCGGCCTTACCGATTCCACCGAAGAGGCCCGCCTCAAGCGGCAGGTCGCGCAGGCCACCAAGATGCAGGCGGTCGGCCAGCTGGCAGGCGGCGTCGCGCACGATTTCAACAATGTGCTCACCGCGATTCTGGGCACCTGCGACCTCATGCTGATGCGCCATACGCCCGGCGATTCGGACTATGACGACATCCAGCAGATCCGCGCGAACTCGAACCGCGCGGCCTCGCTGACCCGCCAGCTGCTCGCCTTCTCGCGCCAGCAGACGTTGCGCCCCGAAGTGCTGCAGGTGCCTGATGTGGTGGCCGACGTCTCGCAGATGCTGCGCCGCCTGATCGGCGAGAAGATCCAGCTGGTCGTCACGCACGATCGCGATCTGGGGCCGGTCCGCGCCGATCCGACGCAGCTGGAGCAGGTCATCGTCAACCTCGCCGTCAACGCGCGCGACGCGATGCTCAGTTCAGGCCGCAAGGGCGAGGCGGGTGGTACGCTGACGCTCGCGACCAAGCGCATCAGCACCACCGACGTGCGCGCGATGCGCAGCGAGATCATTCCGGCGGGTGATTATACCGCGCTGATCGTGTCGGACACCGGAACCGGAATCGCGCCCGAGCATCTCGCCAAGATCTTCGAGCCGTTCTTCACCACCAAGGAGCAGGGCAAGGGCACCGGCCTTGGCCTTTCGACGGTCTACGGCATCGTCAAGCAGTCGGGCGGGTTCATTTTCGCCGATTCGGTGGTGGGGAAAGGGACGAGTTTCAGCGTCTATCTTCCCGTCCACCACGCCGCGCCGGGCGAGGCCGTCACTGCCGTTCCCACCCGCGCCGAGCCCGCGCCCGTGCAGTGGGCAGGCGGCGGCTCGATCCTGCTGGTCGAGGACGAGGACCCGGTGCGCATCGTCGCCGAACGCGCGCTGACCCGGCAGGGCTACACCGTCAAGAGCGCGCGCGACGGCGAGGAAGGGCTGGAGATCGTGCGGGCGGGCGAGAGGTTCGATATCGTCGTTACCGATGTCGTCATGCCGACGATGGATGGTCCGGCGATGGCGCGCGAGATCCGCAAGATCGCCCCCCGGCTGCCGGTCCTGTTCATGTCGGGCTATGCCGAGGAGCAGCTGCGGCGCGAGATCAGCATCGCCGATGCCTGGTTCATGCCCAAGCCGTTCTCGGTGCAGCAGCTCTCCGAAAAAGTGGGGGAAGTTCTGAGTACCACGGCGAAGCGGCGTTAA
- a CDS encoding DUF2062 domain-containing protein yields the protein MSTLSQRLMAWAHRQMPTHEQLAANRFTAPLARRPALFRFTRRSVPRGVAVGMFVGIFALIPGVQIVGSALMCVPFRANIPIAAAVTFISNPLTTLLIILPVAVAIGNAFGFHADVDTVRMMVKEGAGVDVWWRWLWSDTAPAIVLGLLIESLVATFVSYFAAAVGWRLWIAHKLRHRAALHAQRDAA from the coding sequence ATGAGCACGCTGTCGCAGCGCCTGATGGCATGGGCGCACCGCCAGATGCCGACGCACGAGCAGCTTGCCGCCAATCGCTTCACGGCGCCGCTGGCCCGTCGCCCGGCGCTGTTCCGCTTCACCCGCCGCTCGGTCCCGCGCGGTGTGGCGGTGGGCATGTTCGTGGGCATCTTCGCGCTGATCCCCGGCGTGCAGATCGTCGGTTCGGCGCTGATGTGCGTGCCGTTCCGCGCCAATATCCCGATCGCGGCAGCGGTGACGTTCATCTCCAATCCGCTGACGACGCTGCTGATCATCCTCCCGGTTGCCGTTGCCATCGGCAACGCCTTCGGCTTCCATGCCGATGTCGATACCGTGCGGATGATGGTGAAAGAGGGCGCGGGCGTGGACGTGTGGTGGCGCTGGCTGTGGTCCGACACCGCGCCGGCCATCGTGCTGGGGCTGCTGATCGAATCGCTGGTGGCGACCTTCGTGAGCTACTTTGCCGCCGCTGTCGGCTGGCGCCTGTGGATCGCCCACAAGCTCCGCCACCGCGCCGCGCTCCACGCGCAGCGGGACGCCGCTTGA
- the smpB gene encoding SsrA-binding protein SmpB, which yields MARPQHSTFDKKKTVAENRRARFEYHIEDVFEAGIALTGTEVKSLRFGEGSIAEAYAEIRGGEAWLVNANVPEFSHGNRFNHVPKRPRKLLLHEREIDKLHGAVERKGMTLVPLSVYFNSRGRAKVELALAKGKNAADKRNTIKERDWKREQGRLMRDHG from the coding sequence ATGGCAAGACCGCAGCACTCCACGTTCGACAAGAAGAAAACCGTCGCCGAAAACCGCAGGGCGCGTTTCGAGTATCACATCGAGGATGTGTTCGAGGCGGGCATCGCGCTGACCGGAACGGAAGTGAAGTCGCTGCGCTTCGGCGAAGGCTCGATTGCCGAGGCCTATGCCGAGATTCGCGGCGGCGAGGCGTGGCTGGTCAATGCCAACGTGCCCGAATTCAGCCACGGCAACCGCTTCAACCATGTTCCCAAGCGCCCGCGCAAGCTGCTGCTGCACGAGCGCGAGATCGACAAGCTGCACGGCGCGGTCGAGCGCAAGGGCATGACGCTGGTGCCGCTTTCGGTCTATTTCAACTCGCGCGGGCGGGCCAAGGTCGAACTGGCGCTGGCCAAGGGCAAGAACGCTGCCGACAAGCGCAATACCATCAAGGAACGTGACTGGAAGCGCGAGCAGGGCCGCCTGATGCGCGACCACGGATGA
- a CDS encoding alpha/beta hydrolase family protein produces MTFTRKVSLLAAMTGLAMATIGHAAPPAPPPLAAYGNLPALYEVAISHSAKAMAGIIRQGNVSVLMVLDMQLKPILSQNLGDLKVRGLEFAGDEIVLVHYSTTARLEGFTTPKAEIGAALIVPLNGGKPDVTFNGSRDFQKLTMGTYGLRQIDGRWKAYLGAMSTHDRGNQGDLNTSPALAELDLATNKARLIASAAVGNTSHDWVLDSAGKVTAELTLYQNSGSWKIANPKGQLLAQGTSSTGDVSLLSLGRDGTTLIYWIRDEDGETHLMETSLTGGAAPKELLPDEAIGQVYIDSASSRLLGYLRQGDKPQPVFFDPAQQAAMSKIYQAFNKSHLELIDYTPDFQHAIVETSGTGDAGTYYLVDVHNLKASPISSERPAIAPEQVGAVSVVEYKAADGLAMDGILTLPPGREAKNLPVILFPHGGPHAADEAQFDWWAQAFASRGYAVFQPNFRGSTGRGDAFRNAAYNEWGRKMQTDISDGLAELARRGIVDPKRACIMGGSYGGYAALAGVTLQQGLYRCAVAVAPVSDLSMMYRSEVYASADAPMSWRSMRKFLGDPSTYDANSPRQQVAKADAPILLVHGKDDTVVPFQQSEVMANALSHAGKPYEMVVLNHEDHWLSNSDTRLQMLTAATAFVEKYNPAN; encoded by the coding sequence TTGACATTCACGCGAAAGGTCTCGCTTTTGGCGGCGATGACCGGGCTTGCCATGGCAACGATCGGTCACGCAGCGCCGCCAGCACCGCCACCACTGGCCGCCTACGGGAATCTTCCGGCTCTTTACGAGGTCGCGATCTCTCATTCTGCGAAGGCCATGGCCGGGATCATCCGTCAGGGCAATGTCAGCGTGCTGATGGTGCTGGACATGCAGCTCAAGCCGATCCTCTCGCAGAACCTGGGCGATCTGAAAGTGCGCGGGCTGGAGTTTGCAGGGGACGAGATCGTGCTGGTACACTACAGCACGACGGCCCGGCTCGAAGGTTTCACGACACCCAAGGCGGAAATCGGTGCTGCGCTTATCGTACCGCTGAACGGTGGCAAGCCGGATGTCACTTTCAACGGCAGCCGCGATTTCCAGAAACTGACGATGGGCACTTACGGCCTGCGCCAGATCGATGGACGCTGGAAGGCCTATCTCGGCGCCATGTCGACCCACGATCGCGGCAACCAGGGGGATCTGAACACCAGCCCGGCACTGGCCGAGCTCGACCTTGCCACCAACAAGGCGCGGCTCATCGCCTCTGCTGCGGTAGGCAATACCTCTCATGACTGGGTGCTGGACAGCGCGGGCAAAGTGACCGCCGAACTGACCCTCTACCAGAACAGCGGTTCGTGGAAAATCGCCAATCCGAAAGGGCAATTGCTGGCGCAAGGCACTTCCAGCACCGGCGATGTATCGCTGCTGAGCCTTGGCCGGGACGGCACGACGCTGATCTACTGGATCCGGGACGAGGACGGCGAAACGCACTTGATGGAAACGTCCTTGACCGGTGGCGCCGCTCCGAAAGAGCTGCTTCCCGATGAAGCCATCGGCCAGGTGTATATCGACAGCGCCAGTTCGCGCCTGCTCGGCTATCTCAGACAAGGCGACAAACCGCAGCCTGTGTTTTTCGATCCTGCCCAGCAGGCAGCCATGAGCAAGATCTACCAGGCTTTCAACAAGTCCCATCTGGAGCTGATTGATTATACCCCCGACTTCCAGCACGCGATTGTCGAAACCAGCGGAACCGGCGATGCGGGAACCTACTATCTCGTCGATGTGCACAACCTAAAGGCCAGCCCGATCAGCAGTGAACGCCCGGCCATCGCTCCCGAACAGGTGGGTGCTGTTTCCGTCGTTGAATACAAGGCCGCAGACGGTCTGGCGATGGATGGCATTCTGACCCTGCCGCCGGGCCGTGAAGCGAAGAACCTGCCGGTCATCCTGTTCCCGCACGGCGGGCCACATGCCGCCGACGAGGCTCAGTTCGACTGGTGGGCCCAGGCTTTCGCATCGCGAGGCTATGCCGTCTTCCAGCCCAATTTCCGCGGGTCGACCGGACGCGGCGATGCCTTCCGCAATGCCGCCTACAACGAATGGGGACGCAAGATGCAGACCGACATCTCGGACGGTCTGGCAGAGCTAGCCAGGCGCGGTATCGTCGATCCCAAGCGCGCATGTATCATGGGCGGCAGCTACGGCGGTTATGCCGCGCTGGCCGGCGTCACGCTGCAACAGGGCCTATACAGATGTGCAGTAGCCGTCGCTCCCGTCTCCGATCTGTCGATGATGTATCGCTCGGAAGTCTACGCCAGTGCCGATGCGCCGATGTCATGGCGCTCGATGCGCAAGTTCCTGGGCGATCCTTCGACGTATGACGCCAATTCGCCGCGTCAGCAGGTCGCAAAGGCCGATGCGCCGATCCTGCTCGTTCATGGCAAGGACGATACGGTTGTCCCTTTCCAGCAATCGGAAGTGATGGCCAACGCATTGAGCCATGCGGGCAAGCCCTATGAAATGGTGGTTCTCAACCACGAAGACCACTGGCTTTCCAACAGCGACACGCGGTTGCAGATGCTGACGGCGGCGACCGCTTTCGTCGAAAAGTACAACCCCGCGAATTGA
- the dapA gene encoding 4-hydroxy-tetrahydrodipicolinate synthase, with translation MFSGSIPALVTPFRDGAFDEQAFRRLVDWQIESGSSALVPCGTTGESSTLSNAEHHRVIEVCIEQAAGRVPVIAGCGSNDTMNAVLHMTFSKKCGAAAALVVAPYYNKPSQEGLLAHFSYLAEAVDLPLILYNVPGRTVSDLKPETVCELARRFPDKILAIKDASGDLSRVTDHRMGISKQFTQLCGDDELALPFNAAGGVGCISVTANVAPALCAQFQAACAANDLEEARRLNDLLYPLHYAMFEDSSPGPCKYALSKVFEGIQNELRLPLVPCNQTARDAVDKALVHAGLL, from the coding sequence ATGTTCTCGGGCTCCATTCCCGCACTTGTCACGCCGTTTCGCGACGGAGCGTTCGATGAGCAGGCCTTCCGGCGGCTGGTCGACTGGCAGATCGAATCGGGATCGTCGGCGTTGGTGCCCTGCGGCACGACCGGCGAAAGCTCCACCCTGTCGAACGCCGAACACCACCGCGTGATCGAGGTCTGCATCGAGCAGGCTGCGGGCCGTGTGCCGGTGATCGCGGGCTGCGGCAGCAACGACACGATGAATGCCGTGCTGCACATGACGTTCTCGAAGAAATGCGGCGCGGCCGCCGCGCTGGTCGTCGCGCCCTATTACAACAAGCCGAGCCAGGAAGGCCTGCTGGCGCACTTCTCCTATCTTGCCGAAGCGGTCGATCTGCCGCTGATCCTCTACAACGTGCCGGGACGCACGGTGTCCGATCTCAAGCCCGAGACGGTGTGCGAGCTGGCACGCCGCTTCCCCGACAAGATCCTTGCGATCAAGGACGCCAGCGGCGACCTGTCGCGCGTGACCGACCATCGCATGGGCATTTCCAAGCAGTTCACCCAGCTGTGCGGCGACGACGAGCTGGCGCTGCCGTTCAACGCGGCGGGGGGCGTTGGCTGCATCTCGGTGACGGCGAACGTGGCGCCTGCGCTGTGCGCGCAGTTCCAGGCGGCCTGCGCGGCGAACGATCTGGAAGAGGCGCGTCGCCTCAACGACCTGCTCTATCCGCTGCACTACGCGATGTTCGAGGACAGCTCGCCGGGGCCGTGCAAGTATGCACTCTCGAAGGTGTTCGAGGGTATCCAGAACGAGCTGCGCCTGCCGCTGGTGCCCTGCAACCAGACCGCCCGCGATGCCGTGGACAAGGCGTTGGTCCACGCCGGGTTGCTGTAA
- a CDS encoding lytic transglycosylase domain-containing protein has product MTGISSARIAMFSALMAAGSCAALVATSAQAQSAYPSGSATGQPTSLLPGAYPSQTTQRTANGTPIVSQPVVEGQTATYPASTYPAPTTYPSSTYPAQTYQPAPSAYPASSYPAPTSGGAPVMAASDWDAARAQAAQDHDLSAHQSVDRWRQLTSSPNMGFAAYAGFLISYPGYPFEERLRTYAENALNTEQPSAQSLVSLFDRFPPLTSKAAGRYAVALTLMNRSDARQKAVDAWRQGSLLPADEAMILQRWGSALTQADHDERMNQLLWQGQTDQASREIAYTSPAKRNLFMERLSIVQGSSPGTLGLQLGGDPMRDGGYVYARAVQARKQGNIAGEISLLANRPQLSAPVAEPDQWVHELLIAAKGADDSSAVRIAASIDDGFAPGTDVSRQSFKVRDDYTSLMWLGGTKALWNLNDPRRAAPLFYRYGAAAQTPGTRSKGFYWAGRAAAQGGDSSGAMRYFEMAARYPEYFYGQLSLERMGRSMPNLATVSHASPSDAERRAFYAKPITAAVRDVARDGDWQTTVRFFREISNQAQDEDDYSLVADLARQTGRRDLAVIMGQSAHTEGLGSFGRIAYPQIPVPQGANWTMDHALIRQESQFAQNALSHAGARGLMQLMPTTAREQAGKLGLSYDQGRLVSDAQYNIQLGDAYFGRLMDYFGGSTPLAVAAYNAGAGNVNKWLRANGDPRTGSVDWIDWIEKIPISETRNYVQRVMENAIDYDNIYPDRAEYRGSNPLSHAIGKRSPG; this is encoded by the coding sequence ATGACGGGCATTTCTTCGGCAAGAATCGCAATGTTTTCCGCGCTGATGGCGGCAGGATCGTGCGCTGCGCTGGTCGCGACTTCGGCGCAGGCCCAGAGTGCCTACCCGTCGGGCAGTGCGACCGGGCAGCCGACCAGCCTGCTGCCGGGCGCCTATCCCAGCCAGACGACACAGCGCACCGCGAACGGCACGCCGATCGTCTCGCAGCCGGTGGTCGAAGGGCAAACCGCGACCTATCCGGCATCGACCTATCCGGCGCCGACGACCTATCCCTCCTCCACCTATCCGGCACAAACCTACCAGCCCGCGCCCAGCGCCTACCCCGCCAGCAGCTATCCTGCCCCGACCAGCGGCGGCGCACCGGTGATGGCGGCCTCGGACTGGGATGCGGCGCGTGCGCAGGCGGCGCAGGACCATGATCTGTCCGCGCACCAGTCGGTCGACCGCTGGCGCCAGCTGACCTCCAGCCCGAACATGGGCTTTGCCGCCTATGCCGGGTTCCTCATCAGCTATCCCGGCTATCCCTTCGAGGAACGGCTGCGGACCTATGCCGAGAACGCGCTGAACACCGAACAGCCCAGCGCGCAGTCGCTGGTCAGCCTGTTCGACCGTTTCCCGCCGCTCACCAGCAAGGCCGCCGGGCGCTATGCCGTGGCGCTGACGCTGATGAACCGCTCGGACGCGCGCCAGAAGGCCGTCGATGCATGGCGGCAGGGCTCGCTGCTGCCTGCCGACGAGGCGATGATCCTCCAGCGCTGGGGATCGGCGCTGACGCAGGCCGATCATGACGAGCGTATGAACCAGCTGCTGTGGCAGGGGCAGACCGATCAGGCCTCGCGCGAGATCGCCTATACCTCGCCCGCCAAGCGCAACCTGTTCATGGAGCGGCTGTCGATCGTGCAGGGCTCCTCGCCCGGCACGCTGGGCCTGCAACTGGGCGGCGATCCGATGCGCGACGGCGGCTATGTCTATGCCCGCGCCGTGCAGGCGCGCAAGCAGGGCAATATCGCGGGCGAGATTTCGCTGCTCGCCAACCGCCCGCAGCTCTCCGCGCCGGTCGCCGAGCCGGACCAGTGGGTCCACGAGCTGCTGATCGCCGCCAAGGGCGCCGACGATTCGAGCGCGGTGCGCATCGCCGCCTCGATCGACGACGGCTTCGCGCCCGGCACCGATGTTTCCCGGCAATCGTTCAAGGTGCGTGACGACTACACCTCGCTGATGTGGCTGGGCGGCACCAAGGCGCTGTGGAACCTCAATGATCCGCGCCGGGCCGCGCCGCTGTTCTATCGCTATGGCGCCGCGGCACAAACACCGGGCACGCGCTCCAAGGGGTTCTACTGGGCCGGACGCGCCGCCGCGCAGGGTGGCGACAGCTCCGGCGCAATGCGCTATTTCGAGATGGCCGCGCGCTATCCCGAATACTTCTACGGCCAGCTTTCGCTCGAACGGATGGGGCGCTCGATGCCCAATCTCGCCACCGTCTCGCACGCCAGCCCCAGCGATGCCGAGCGCCGCGCGTTCTATGCCAAGCCGATCACCGCCGCCGTGCGCGACGTCGCCCGCGATGGCGACTGGCAGACGACGGTGCGGTTCTTCCGCGAGATCTCGAACCAGGCGCAGGACGAGGATGACTACTCGCTGGTTGCCGACCTTGCCCGCCAGACCGGACGGCGCGACCTTGCGGTAATCATGGGCCAGTCGGCGCATACCGAAGGGCTCGGCAGCTTCGGGCGGATCGCCTATCCGCAGATCCCGGTGCCGCAGGGCGCCAACTGGACGATGGACCATGCGCTGATCCGGCAGGAGAGCCAGTTCGCGCAGAACGCGCTCAGCCATGCGGGCGCGCGCGGGCTGATGCAGCTGATGCCCACCACTGCGCGCGAGCAGGCGGGCAAGCTCGGCCTCAGCTACGATCAGGGCCGTCTGGTCTCCGATGCGCAGTACAACATCCAACTGGGCGATGCCTATTTCGGGCGCCTGATGGACTATTTCGGCGGCTCCACTCCGCTTGCCGTCGCCGCCTACAATGCGGGCGCTGGCAATGTGAACAAGTGGCTGCGCGCGAACGGCGATCCGCGCACCGGGTCGGTCGACTGGATCGACTGGATCGAGAAGATTCCGATCTCGGAAACCCGCAACTACGTCCAGCGGGTGATGGAAAACGCGATCGACTACGACAACATCTACCCCGATCGCGCCGAGTATCGCGGCAGCAACCCGCTCAGCCACGCCATCGGCAAGCGCTCGCCGGGGTAA
- the greB gene encoding transcription elongation factor GreB has product MSLPSKPAGPPITPAGMAALRARYDHLLGTERPAIVEIVSWAAGNGDRSENGDYLYGRKRMREIDRELAHLARRMKALRVVDPSHQTERGKVFFGATVELADEDDERMTLTIVGDDEQDASAGRIGWSAPITRALRGASVGDLRIVRLPSGEKEWEVITIAYPPLPA; this is encoded by the coding sequence ATGAGCCTGCCTTCCAAACCCGCCGGACCGCCGATCACCCCTGCCGGCATGGCCGCGCTGCGCGCGCGCTACGACCACCTGCTGGGCACCGAGCGCCCCGCCATCGTCGAGATCGTCTCGTGGGCGGCGGGCAACGGCGACCGGTCGGAAAACGGCGACTACCTCTATGGCCGCAAGCGCATGCGCGAGATCGACCGCGAGCTTGCCCACCTCGCGCGCCGCATGAAGGCGCTGCGCGTGGTCGATCCGTCGCACCAGACCGAGCGCGGCAAGGTATTCTTCGGCGCCACCGTGGAATTGGCCGACGAGGACGACGAGCGCATGACCCTGACCATCGTCGGCGATGACGAGCAGGACGCCTCTGCCGGGCGGATCGGCTGGAGCGCACCGATCACCCGCGCCCTGCGCGGCGCGTCCGTGGGCGACCTGCGGATCGTGCGACTGCCTTCCGGCGAGAAGGAATGGGAAGTGATCACAATCGCTTACCCGCCCCTCCCGGCCTAA
- a CDS encoding sensor domain-containing diguanylate cyclase, whose amino-acid sequence MNLGLLYAGLFASLSLLCLCVFLSIRGQRAIAWLAGALLCAALETCTLVFSHGTGFEQIGGICALPAAYLCFAQAVRLATGGADWDRKLAGVVAGLTAMTLALQGSAVPFVVQAIPFQVGCALALFDAGARLWRRPDRHLSDAILSVIVASLAAIFITRIVLFPFIFPHGADYFAVKSAKVERMLMLLVGTLTPPCVFLLLARIIGGQLSEYRRRAERDGLTGLYNRETFERLAAARRGTAGCIVICDIDRFKAVNDRFGHLAGDGVIRSFATLLAAGTMPAARIGGEEFALLLPGVPLAEARAICDRLRMDFAQSNHSELPGDQRVTASFGLAAYAGAEPLDIAWRQADSALYRAKRFGRNRVCLAGEAPIPHSAALYTADGSGAA is encoded by the coding sequence GTGAATCTGGGACTGCTTTATGCAGGACTGTTCGCGTCGCTTTCGTTGCTTTGCCTGTGCGTGTTCCTCTCGATCCGGGGCCAGCGCGCAATCGCATGGCTGGCAGGCGCCCTGCTCTGCGCCGCGCTGGAGACCTGCACTCTGGTATTTTCCCATGGCACCGGGTTCGAACAGATCGGCGGGATCTGCGCCCTTCCCGCCGCCTACCTGTGTTTCGCGCAGGCCGTACGCCTCGCGACCGGCGGCGCGGACTGGGACCGGAAGCTGGCAGGGGTGGTGGCCGGGCTCACCGCCATGACGCTGGCGCTTCAGGGCAGCGCTGTCCCCTTCGTGGTGCAGGCGATCCCGTTTCAGGTCGGCTGCGCGCTGGCGCTGTTCGATGCCGGAGCGCGGCTCTGGCGACGGCCCGACAGGCACCTGAGCGACGCGATCCTGTCCGTCATCGTCGCCTCGCTGGCGGCGATCTTCATAACGCGCATCGTGCTGTTTCCCTTCATCTTTCCGCACGGAGCAGACTATTTCGCGGTCAAGAGCGCGAAAGTCGAACGGATGCTGATGCTGCTCGTCGGCACGCTCACCCCACCCTGCGTGTTCCTGCTGCTCGCCCGCATCATCGGCGGCCAGTTGAGCGAATATCGCCGCCGGGCCGAGCGCGACGGCCTGACCGGGCTCTACAACCGCGAGACCTTCGAGCGCCTCGCCGCCGCAAGGCGCGGCACCGCAGGCTGCATCGTGATCTGCGACATCGACCGCTTCAAGGCGGTGAACGACCGCTTCGGCCATCTTGCCGGTGATGGCGTGATCCGCAGCTTTGCCACCTTGCTGGCAGCCGGCACGATGCCCGCAGCGCGCATCGGCGGCGAAGAGTTTGCCCTACTGCTTCCGGGCGTCCCGCTCGCCGAAGCCAGGGCGATCTGCGACCGCCTGCGCATGGACTTTGCGCAGAGCAACCATTCCGAACTGCCCGGCGATCAACGCGTCACCGCCAGCTTCGGGCTTGCCGCCTACGCGGGAGCCGAACCGCTCGACATCGCCTGGCGTCAGGCAGACTCGGCCCTCTATCGGGCCAAGCGCTTCGGTCGCAACCGGGTGTGTCTGGCAGGAGAGGCGCCGATACCCCACAGTGCGGCCCTGTACACAGCAGACGGCAGCGGCGCAGCCTGA